From one Oncorhynchus clarkii lewisi isolate Uvic-CL-2024 chromosome 6, UVic_Ocla_1.0, whole genome shotgun sequence genomic stretch:
- the LOC139410739 gene encoding very low-density lipoprotein receptor-like isoform X2 — MAFCLLLCIAILEITVLSAAAQTPLNCNLGTKPCKDGSECVLHQHVCDGEADCRDGSDEEDCTVACNNGQFLCAHGKKCIDQWQVCDGVAQCQDRSDELDCLNSMEGCVHHCDNKTRCLPDTFLCDGERDCLDGTDEANCDSDSTDNLKSHHNVAEDGNNGNTTMSAPAPLKCPFGTKPCRDRIECVLYNHVCDGEADCKDGSDEEECILECERGQFQCAHGKKCIDQRQVCDGVAQCQDRSDELDCLNSMEGCTHHCDKTRCLPDTFLCDGERDCLDGTDEANCADESCNSGEFRCTSGQCLSVSMRCDGHPDCRDRSDEESCTEPPQCTTKLRCPQSQECLLEEWVCDREQDCKDGSDEKNCKMVQLKCGDFQWACTSKSQCVPKAWRCDGTKDCADESDEAGCGQVATCPSHQFQCGSTWECLDTALVCNTVRNCANGSDEGGNCQAKCPDKTQCAHNCYSTPHGTRCGCKAGYRLQEDTVSCVDIDECEGGRPGVCSHLCVNTQGSFQCHCYPGYLLESDGRRCKITGEPYLLASVQTELFLFGLRSSSLDVLVSSAKKAILSLDYDWRDQKVYWVSLDSESIKWSSLDQKKRGTLVKGIKSDCIAVDWVGRNLYWIDGIGGGRIIAVGLNSTIINSMDLTVILDEDFEQPRSLALLPQKGIMFWSEIGNEVKIERAGMDGSERRVVVSHSLSWPGGLAVDTLGERIYWTDEKLRCIGSANLDGGDIELLQMMETTNPFSVTVYNDLLYWSDTRRRTIQRAHKITGKNRKVLLKRPGQPFGLKIIHPLLQTSNERPCENLRCSHLCVLGPGPKGVCKCPSGLLLAEDGLTCSNLVNSAFLLVLSPTVVTQIYLQTMHSAVGLKSWPEHLALPLPNVNEAAMLDYTLQDQTLYLADSGQSSVVLFKLKETGLVPRGQFLQLKGDTVTALALDWITLSVYWSSTKQPRLQVTSSSGEYTAVLIQDIGSLESIALHPLSGRLCFTNLAKQGEGAQVECAHMDGVKRAPVWKDAFQPTSLTFSNKGNEIYWADIVYVLGYGVIGSVRVDGTGYKEFKTGDGLTAFALSNGMLLWVTDSDTTKVWYRDDPLTKKLWFEVNTEIVSLKAYSKSSQMGSNLCSDGNGDCSHLCLALPGGRTCRCAHDHYPVNVTYCAPDQHCPAGSRPCLDGHTCFPLEKFCDGHPDCPDTSDENCVDLKGKSVKAKAPNQLPSPSFPIPADPGSTSLDNSWLVRNLEAQQCSEKHCNGNGECVETNGGISCACGLGYSGDSCQNQLTKTMQGPLIYGAIGLCAAIIVISVLAAVVKRKIANTRIANPVAKQTSMIELEKGEGCEGASPNSDFAEVQ, encoded by the exons ATGGCTTTCTGTTTGCTTCTGTGTATAGCAATTTTGGAAATCACAG TATTGAGTGCAGCAGCGCAGACCCCGTTGAACTGCAACCTGGGCACCAAACCTTGCAAGGATGGATCTGAGTGTGTACTCCACCAACATGTGTGCGACGGAGAAGCCGACTGTAGGGATGGTTCTGATGAGGAGGACTGCACTGTCGCATGCAATAATG GCCAGTTTCTGTGTGCCCATGGGAAGAAATGCATTGACCAGTGGCAGGTGTGTGACGGTGTGGCCCAGTGTCAAGACCGCTCTGATGAGTTGGACTGCCTGAATTCCATGGAGGGCTGTGTTCACCACTGTGACAACAAGACCCGCTGCCTCCCAGACACCTTCCtctgtgatggagagagggactgcCTGGATGGCACTGACGAAGCCAACTGCG ATTCAGACTCTACTGATAATCTTAAAAGTCATCACAATGTTGCTGAGGATGGCAACAATGGGAATACCACAATGTCTGCACCAGCACCCCTCAAGTGCCCTTTTGGCACTAAACCATGCCGGGACAGGATTGAGTGTGTTCTTTACAACCATGTGTGCGATGGAGAGGCGGACTGTAAGGATGGCTCGGATGAGGAAGAGTGTATATTAGAATGTGAACGTG GCCAGTTTCAGTGTGCACATGGGAAGAAATGCATTGACCAGAGGCAGGTGTGTGACGGTGTGGCCCAGTGTCAGGACCGCTCTGATGAGTTGGACTGCCTGAATTCCATGGAGGGCTGTACTCACCACTGTGACAAGACCCGCTGCCTCCCAGACACCTTCCTCTGTGACGGAGAGAGGGACTGCCTGGATGGCACTGATGAGGCCAACTGTG CTGATGAGAGCTGCAATAGTGGGGAGTTCCGTTGCACCAGTGGTCAGTGTTTATCCGTAAGCATGCGCTGTGATGGGCATCCTGACTGTCGAGATCGCTCTGACGAGGAGAGCTGCACCGAGCCCCCCCAGTGCACCACCAAGCTCCGGTGCCCACAAAGCCAGGAGTGCCTGCTGGAGGAGTGGGTCTGTGACAGGGAGCAGGACTGTAAAGATGGCTCTGATGAAAAG AATTGCAAGATGGTCCAATTGAAGTGTGGCGATTTCCAGTGGGCCTGTACATCTAAGAGCCAGTGTGTTCCCAAAGCATGGAGATGTGATGGAACAAAGGACTGCGCTGATGAAAGTGATGAGGCAGGAT GTGGTCAGGTAGCAACATGCCCCTCTCATCAGTTCCAGTGTGGCAGTACGTGGGAGTGTTTGGACACAGCCCTGGTGTGTAACACGGTCAGGAACTGTGCTAATGGTTCTGACGAGGGTGGCAACTGCCAAGCAAAGTGTCCAGACAAAACCCAATGTGCCCATAACTGTTACAGCACACCACATGGAACG AGGTGTGGCTGCAAGGCTGGTTACCGACTCCAAGaggacacagtgtcctgtgttgATATTGATGAGTGTGAAGGCGGTAGACCAGGTGTTTGCAGCCACCTATGTGTCAACACCCAGGGCTCCTTCCAGTGTCATTGCTACCCTGGTTACCTGCTGGAATCTGATGGTCGCCGCTGCAAGATCACAG GTGAGCCCTACCTACTGGCCTCTGTGCAGACTGAGCTGTTCCTGTTTGGGCTGAGAAGCAGCAGTCTGGATGTCCTGGTGTCCTCTGCTAAGAAAGCCATCCTGTCCCTGGACTATGACTGGAGGGATCAGAAAGTGTACTGGGTCAGCCTGGATTCAGAGAGCATCAAATGGTCTTCTCTAGACCAGAAAAAGAGAGGAACTCTTGTCAAAG GCATCAAATCTGATTGCATTGCTGTTGACTGGGTAGGGAGAAACCTGTACTGGATTGATGGCATTGGAGGTGGTCGGATTATTGCTGTTGGATTAAACTCAACCATCATAAACTCTATGGATCTCACAGTCATCCTCGATGAGGACTTCGAACAACCTCGCTCTCTGGCACTCCTGCCACAGAAGGG GATCATGTTCTGGTCGGAGATTGGTAACGAGGTGAAGATTGAGCGGGCGGGAATGGACGGGTCTGAGAGGAGAGTAGTGGTCAGTCACAGCCTCAGCTGGCCAGGCGGTCTGGCTGTGGACACACTAGGGGAGAGGATCTACTGGACAGACGAGAAGCTCCGGTGCATCGGCTCAGCCAACCTGGATGGCGGGGACATTGAG CTTCTGCAGATGATGGAGACCACCAATCCGTTCTCTGTCACAGTTTACAATGACCTGCTCTACTGGTCAGACACCAGGAGGAGAACTATTCAAAGGGCTCATAAAATCACTGGAAAGAACCGCAAAGTTCTACTCAAACGACCTGGACAACCTTTTGGACTGAAA ATCATTCATCCACTTCTGCAGACAAGCAATGAGCGTCCCTGTGAGAACCTTCGTTGCTCTCACCTGTGTGTGCTGGGCCCAGGCCCCAAAGGGGTCTGCAAGTGTCCTTCTGGTCTGCTCCTAGCTGAGGATGGCCTCACCTGCTCCAACCTGGTCAACTCTGCCTTCCTCTTGGTGCTCTCGCCAACTGTTGTCACACAG atctACCTGCAGACCATGCACAGTGCTGTGGGTCTGAAAAGCTGGCCGGAGCACCTCGCCCTACCTCTCCCCAATGTCAACGAGGCAGCGATGTTGGATTACACCCTGCAAGATCAGACTCTGTACCTAGCTGACTCTGGCCAATCGTCTGTAGTCCTCTTCAAGCTGAAGGAGACCGGCTTGGTGCCTCGCGGCCAGTTCCTGCAACTCAAAGGGGACACAGTTACAGCCCTGGCTCTAGACTGGATAACCCTCAGCGTATACTGGAGTAGCACCAAGCAGCCACGGCTGCAGGTCACCTCTTCCAGTGGGGAATACACTGCTGTGTTAATTCAGGATATTGGAAGTCTGGAGTCCATAGCGCTTCACCCACTCAGTGGAAGACTCTGTTTTACCAACCTGGCCAAGCAGGGGGAAGGCGCTCAGGTGGAGTGTGCTCACATGGATGGGGTGAAGCGCGCTCCGGTGTGGAAGGATGCTTTTCAGCCCACCTCCCTGACTTTCTCCAACAAGGGCAATGAGATCTACTGGGCTGACATCG TCTATGTTCTAGGTTATGGGGTGATCGGCTCTGTCAGAGTTGATGGTACTGGATACAAGGAGTTTAAGACTGGGGATGGCCTGACTGCATTTGCACTCAGCAACGGAATGCTCCTCTGGGTGACAGACAGTG ACACAACCAAAGTTTGGTATAGAGATGATCCATTGACTAAGAAGCTTTGGTTCGAGGTAAACACTGAAATTGTCAGTTTGAAGGCGTACAGCAAGTCCAGCCAGATGG GTTCCAACCTCTGCTCAGATGGGAATGGAGACTGCAGTCACTTGTGTTTGGCTCTTCCTGGTGGTAGGACCTGTAGGTGTGCCCATGACCATTACCCAGTCAATGTCACATACTGCGCCCCAGACCAGCACTGCCCAGCTGGAAGTAGACCCTGTCTGGATGGGCACACATGCTTCCCCTTGGAGAAGTTCTGTGACGGACATCCTGACTGCCCTGACACTTCAGATGAGAACT GTGTCGATCTCAAAGGGAAGTCTGTCAAGGCCAAAGCCCCAAACCAGCTTCCCAGTCCCAGCTTTCCTATACCTGCAGATCCTGGCTCCACCTCTCTGGACAATAGTTGGCTGGTGAGAAACCTGGAAGCCCAGCAGTGTAGTGAAAAGCACTGCAATGGGAATGGGGAGTGTGTGGAGACCAATGGGGGCATCTCCTGTGCCTGTGGTTTAGGCTACAGTGGCGACTCCTGTCAAAACCAGCTCACCAAGACTATGCAAGGCCCACTCATCTATGGGGCCATTGGCCTCTGTGCTGCAATTATTGTTATCAGTGTCCTCGCTGCGGTGGTTAAGAGGAAGATTGCAAACACAAG GATTGCCAACCCTGTTGCAAAGCAGACTAGTATGATTGAGCTGGAGAAGGGTGAAGGTTGTGAAGGAGCTTCACCTAACAGTGACTTTGCAGAGGTACAGTGA